TACGTCAAATTGCCACAGATATTTTAAATATACTCATTTACCTGCACGAATTAAGTCCGCCGCTACTGCACCGGGATATCAAACCGAGTAACTTGATTTGGGGAGAAGATGAGCAGATTTATCTAGTTGATTTCGGTGCAGTTCAAGATTCTGCGGCTGCTGAAGGTGTCACTTTTACGGTAGTCGGAACTACGGGATATGCACCGCTGGAACAATTTTGGGGAAAAGCTGTACCAGCATCCGATTTATATGCGCTGGGAGCAACTTTAATTCACTTATTAACTGGGACTTCTCCAGCAGATTTGCCCCAGAAGAATTTGCAGATTCAATTTTCCCATCTTATAAGCATTAATCCCACTTTTATTTGTTGGATTCAATCCCTAACAGAACCCGATTTAAGCCAACGTTATAGCACAGCCAGACTCGCGCTAAAAGACCTGAAAGCAGAACGCTATCTCAACACTCCGCTGCAAAAAGTTCGTCAGCCGACTGGCAGTCGGATTCAGATGTGGAAGTCTCCTACCGAATTGAAAATTAAAATTTCTGGAAGAGGGTTATTATTTCTTGTAGATCTCCTAGGATTTGGAGGAAAATGGCTACTAGCAGCAGGCTCGATAATGTCTCTATTATCGCTACTTTTTATGCTATGTTGTCTGCTATTATTCGTAGCCATTGGTGTTGTGTCATTATTTTACTATAAGTTTTTTCTTCTGATTTCCTTAATGTTGGCTGGAGTGTTAATCGTTGGAAACATTTGGTTAGGGAATAATGTACAATCTGAACTGGCAAAAATGTTATCAAAATTACATTTAAACAACCTCAACTCCCTAGGCGATAATTACCTTTATTTCGACCAAGAAAGTTTTGTAATTGAAAAAAAACTTTTTGGCTTCTGTTATATTCGTCATCAAGGGCAAACTTCAGAAATTAAAAAGGTATATAAAATCGCTTCAAAGCGGCTAAACATTCAAACTAATAGCTGTAACTATTCCTTGGGGCGTAATTTCACTGAGAACGAGTGTAATTGGTTAGCTCAACAGATACAAGATTGGCTTAAATAAGGGCAAAGCTGCGTATAAGAATTTACGACTCACCGAAATTGCAACGCGAATGCTTCGCCTCTAATGACAACAGATAACTTACAACTAACAAGTAAATCATGCTGCAAACACAACAGGTATTACAAGGACGTTATCAGCTAGAACGGCAATTAGGGCAAAATGCAGGGCGGCAAACTTGGCTAGCAACAGATTTATCAGCCGAACCTAACCAAGAAGTAATTGTTAAATTGCTGGCTTTTAATCCGCAGATGCAATGGGAAGAATTGAAACTATTTGAACGTGAGGCTCAAGTTTTAAAAAATCTCAACCATCCCAAAATTCCGAAATATCACGATTATTTTTCATTGGATGAAGAGACAGGCGGCGGTTTACCTTGGTTTGGATTAGTTCAAGATTACATTCCTGGTAAATCCTTACGCCAAATGTTAGATGAACGAAAAAATTTAACAGAAAGTTTGGTGCAAAGAATTGCCACAGAGGTGCTGAAGATTCTGATTTATCTGCACGAATTGAGTCCGCCAGTTTTGCACCGCGATATCAAACCCAGTAATTTGATTTTCGGCGAAAACAGACAAGTTTATCTGGTAGATTTTGGTGCGGTTACTGACCGCGCTAAGACTGAAGGAGTAACCTTTACAGTAGTCGGAACCAGTGGCTATGCGCCGCCCGAACAACTATGGGGACGTGCAGTTCCAGCATCAGATTTGTATGCACTGGGAGCAACACTCATTCATTTGTTAACTGGAACACCACCAGCTGAATTACCGCAGCATCAAATGCGAATTCAATTTGCAGACAAAGTTAACCTGAACCCCAATGTTACCCACTGGATAGAAAAACTCATAGAACCCGCTCCCGAAAAAAGATTCACTACAGCACGGGAAGCACTTGAGGGAATGGTAGCAGCTACTTCCCCCAGTTATATTAAAACAAATCCTCAAGAAAATGAAAATTCAGTTCGTTATGGCCGTCTAGCGTTTTTAGCTTCGATACCACTAATAATTCTCGGTTTAGGTGTTACTGCTATGCCAGATTTGCTGGATTCATCAACTAAAGCCAAGCAATCTGAAGCGAAACAATATGTTAGTGCAATGAACCTCGCCCAGCAAGCTTATTTTTTGGATAACAATCATTTTTCTAATTCCGTTACAGAACTAGGGATTGGTATTAGCACTCAGACAGAAAACTACCAGTATTCAACTTGGGGGCCAGATAAAGCCGCATTTAACTATGGAATAACCCGAAATCGTAAACTCAAAAGCTATGTTGGCGGTACTTTCTTAGTACCTGTAAACGACGTTGGGGCTGCTAAGGGTGAAATGAAAACGTTGGCAATTATGTGCGAATCTAAGGCGACCGGAATAAGCGTAATTCCAAATCCAATCATTATAAATGGTCAACCAGCCTGTGGTGTTGGCACAACTAAAATAGGTAAGTGAAAATGTTAGTAGACACACAAGGCTGGAAATTCGGTAATTGGTAATGGTAATGACTAATACCTAATGACTAAGGACTAAAAATGCTGCAAGCAGAACAGGTATTACAAGGACGCTATAAACTAAACCAAAAACTAGGACAAAATGCTGGGCGACAAACTTGGTTAGCGACGGATATCGAAACTGAAGAAAAAGAGTTGGTAGTTGTCAAACTCCTAGCTTTTGGTGGCGAGGTGCAGTGGGACGATCTCAAGCTGTTTGAAAGAGAAGCACAGGTACTTAAACAGTTGAATCATTCCCAGATTCCTCAATACCGAGATTATTTTTGTATGGATGAGCGATCGCTCTGGTTTGCTATAGTCCAAGAATACATCCCCGGCGACTCTCTGAAGGAGTTGCTGAACTCCGGCAAAAAGTATACCGAAACAGAAGTTCGCAAAATTGCCTCTGATGTTCTCAAGGTTTTGATTTATCTCCACGAACTCAGTCCAACGGTGCTGCACCGAGACATCAAACCGAGTAATTTAATCTGGGGTAAAGATGGCAAGATATATTTAGTTGATTTTGGCGCTGTGCAAGATAAAGCGGCAAAAGAAGGAGCCACATTTACCGTTGTGGGGACTTATGGTTATGCGCCAATGGAACAGTTTGGCGGTAGGGCTGTACCAGCATCAGACTTGTATTCATTGGGAGCAACTTTGATTCATTTGTTAACCGGAACTGCACCAGCGGATCTGCCTTCTCGTAACTTGCGAATTCAATTTGAGCAGCAGGTGAGCATCAGTTCCCCAACGATTAGCTGGATTCAAAAGTTGACAGAACCAGCCCCAGAGGAACGGTTTAGCAGTGCGAAATCAGCTCTAAAAGCGCTGAAAGAAGGCACTCTAATCAACACTAGTACAGGAATTCAGCCGTTAAAGCAAGCAGTCCCGTTTAATAATAATTCTGGGCAAGGCAGATTATTTGATTCTTCGGTGGAGGTGCCTGAAGAAATTAAGGGTTGGAATTGGGGCGCATTTCTGTTGCCTTATCTGTGGCCTTTCACAAATAATGTTTGGTTTGGACTTATATCTTTGATACCAAATGTTGGTTGGTTGATGGCGATCGCGCTCGGTTCTAGGGGCAATGAATGGGCGTGGAAAAGTAGAAAATGGCGCAGTATTGAACAATTCAAAGCGCATCAAAGAGGTTGGGCGATCGCTGGACTGTTTATTGGGGTACCGATGGCTTGGTTATATATCGCTTTAATCCGCGCTTTGCTGTTTGGCATTGGCATTTAAACTGGGTGCGAGTAAAACCCAAAACCATTACACCTGAATCTAGACAAGTGATTGAAATGGTGAACTGCTTATCCTGCATTCCTTCTAAAAACAGCACATTTTCTGGTTCCCAGCCTGGGACTAGGAACGAGAAAATAGCGTTTCTAACTCATTGCATCAGGATTCACAGGAACCGAGGCATTTACTAAAGGCAACAGGGGGCCGCTTTGCTCCTGCCCATTTGTCGCCAATTCGCTATGACACAGATAAACTCGCTCCCCCACTCGCCCTAGTAAATCTAGTAAAATCCGCCGCAGCCTTTGCTCATCAGCTACTTGGGTATCTTGTTCCCTAATTGGCTCTCCTGACCAATCCTTGAGAAACAAAGGCGCACCAAATAGGGTAGCAGCACCGCCCTTTGACCACAGGGGAGAACCCGCATCTAGCCAAAATTGCCAGCGGTGGAACCGTCGAGAAGCTCGGTATTGAAAGATTGTAGCCAAAGTAACAGCGCGACTACTCAGACCTAGCCGACGAACTGGGTAAGGGTTGGCGGTGACGGTACCGCGACGCAACAGGCAGATGAAGCGTTCAATGGTGTCGCGATCGCTATCGCCTCCCCCGCTTTTTTGTCGCAGTCGTCCCTCGACTTCCCAGTAATGTTGCGCGGTTTCCATCAGTTCACGTAAGGCTGCTAGCTGGTCGTAGGGGAGATTGCTACCTTTCCACAAAAACTGCTGAATTGCCCGGTCAAGCAGGGCGACGTAGTTGGGAATCAGACGCTGTTGTTGCTGAGTTTGCTGCTGCTCTATCCACCCCAAAATCTGCTCGTAGGCTTTACAGGCAGAGTGTCCCAGCCGATCCCATCGCGGGAAATTCGTCACAGGTAGCAAACGGGGTTGCTCTGGATCTGGGGAATAGCAGTAATCTGCCAACAAACCTGCCCGTACTGGATCGATGGCCGGGGATTGGTGATTAGAGATTGGTGAAGAGGCAAATTCTTCCCCCACTCCCCAGTCAAGAGTCAAGAGTCCCCAGTCCCTAGTCGGACTAAGTACGACCAACATTTCTGCTACGGCATCCCGGTTTACCAATCGCCCCAAGCCTGGATAAATTAGAGCTAAGAGTGTGAGCAATGCCCGGATTGTGGGGGAACTAATTAGGGGGCGCTGGTCGTTGAGGGACTCTACCGGGATACCTTTGCTTGTGAGAATTTCGACTAGGGTATAGCGGGCGATCGCATCCAAACCAGGCGCAATTACTGCCACATCGGAAGGCTGCACTTGTCCACTTTGTACCGCTTCGGCGATCGCTTCCCCAGTTTGCCGCAACAACTGAGCGCGGGACATGGTTTGAATCAACTGTACCGACTCTGGTAAGCTCAACATATACATCGGATCGCGCACCGTCTCTACGATTGGCTCTCCGTAAACTGCCCCTAGATTATTCTGGGCGCGATCGCTCAAAGTTTCTACCCGACAGCGCGAAGCTAGACGGGCCAGGTAATTCGGATCGGCATTCAAACCCAATCGCACCGCTCCATCCGGATTATAAGTAAATGCCCCTACCGCTCCCTTATCCAAAAGAAAATTAAATAAATCGCCAGCTATAGCTGGGTAATCATCCACATCATCCGCCAACACCCCTTGATAGCGGCGAATTAAATGCTGCTGATAAGTTTCATCTGGCAGCAGATACCGCCAATAAAGTTCGCATATAATCCCATAAGTCAGCAAACCCCTCTCCAGACACCATCCCCGCCAGCCAAGCAGTAAATTTCCTACATCAGTCCAATTAATAGCTGAATCTTCAACGCTTTCCCCATCCTCCTCCCTCTGTGTTAATGGGAGTAAGATGCCTTGTTCAAGAATAGCCGGAATGTCCTCAAGTGGTGTCCCACTAATAGCCGCTAGCTGCAACAAGTCCAGAATCCGACGCACCACACGATACTCGCTTACTCCCAGCATCTGTAAGCTGCCTTTATCTAACTCAGAACGCCACAGCCGAGTAGCTAACTCCTGCTCAGTTTCCGGGCGTAGCCGGACTGGAAATTGCGCCCTTAAATTCAATCGCCCAATTAGCAAAGGCCAAAACAGTATAATTTCATCCTGAAAAAACCCTAAAGGTGTCTTAGATTGAATCGGATACCGCCCATCTGTCGCAGCAGCCAAACGGTCAGCTAACTCGCTCCGGTTATCATCATTAGCAGCAAACACCAAAATCGATCTTTCCGAGTCCCGTCGCCTCCTCCTCCCCTGAGTTGACAGCGAAAGTCGGTTCTGTTGCGATCGCACCTCCACCCACTGACAAAACTGATTCACCAGGCGAGTTGTCTTACCACTTCGGGTTGATCCTCTGATCCAGTTTGGCTGAGATTGGGTTAACATTGCTAAACGCTGGGGATACTTTTAATTTAATACTCTGTTTCTGTTATGAAACTACCTTTCTTTACACAGCTCCGCTCTTCCTTAGATGCTGCCAGCCAGTGGTACATCCGGACACCAGAAAGGGCCTTGGAGCGGGCATACAAAGCAGCTTTAATGATTAAAGCAATTGAAGACGAACATTTTGACGGCAACAAAATATCTTCTGATTCCAAAAAATACCGCGAAAATGCCCTTTCTTATTTCATAATTAAGCTTAATAAATATTTAAAGGATACTAGGTTAAGTTTGTCCGAATTTCATTCTAGCACTTCAATTGTTAGCCTAGCAAATCAAAATAGAACCAGATACACAATCGATGGCTCGGAATACAGAAACGTTGCCGAACTGGAAAATAGAGAAACCCAATCAATAACTCTAGAAAAACTCAAGTTTATTGACGATGTGATATCTAAATACCAGTCTCAACCAAAACGTTCTTCATCGCCATCACCATCGTCATCGTCAGCCTTGATGCCAGTTTCTCAATCTAAACTTGTAGAAGCCAACCTTGATAAAGGAGAATTATATAATCAGCCAATTTACTTTGATAAAAGCAAAGTAATCGGAGAAGCTGAGACAATGACTGATACAACAAGTTTTGTCCCCAGGTCAATCTTGAGTACCTTGGATCGGCTTAAAAGAGACTTCAACCCAAAATCAGAAGAGGAAGTTGTTAAAAACTTTCGGATATCTCAAACAAAAACAATAATTTCTATTAGGTTTATTTTAGTTTTGATTTTAGTTCCTCTGTTGACTCAGCAGGTAACTAAAACCTTTCTAGTAGCACCTCTTGTTGAGCGCGTCAGAGATGAAAACAAAACTGAAATTTTCTTAAATGTTGATTTGGAAGAAGAAGCTTTTCACGATTTGCAAAGATTTGAGCAACTATTAAAGTTTAGAACTTTGGTAGGTCTAGCTCCGAAGTTGTCACCGGAGGAAATGGAAGAGGAAGTCAAAGAAAAGGCATTTGAACTGACTGAAGAATACCGTCACAAAAGCGCTAATGCCATAAAAAATGTTTTTGCTGATATATTTGCGGCTGGGGCTTTTTACGTTTTACTGATTAACAGTCGTAGGGAAATTGAGATTTTTAAAGGTTTTATAGATGATGTTGTTTATGGTCTGAGTGACAGTGCTAAAGCTTTTATTATTATTTTGTTTACTGATGTCTTTGTAGGATTTCACTCACCTCACGGCTGGGAAGTGATTTTAGAAGGAATATCAAGGCACTTAGGCTTGCCGGAAAACAGAGACTTCAACTATTTATTTATCGCCACTTTTCCAGTGATTCTGGACACGATTTTTAAGTATTGGATTTTCCGTTACTTGAACAGAATTTCGCCTTCAGCAGTTGCTACTTATCGGAATATGAATGAATGAAGGGATTGGGGATTGGGGATTGGGGGCTGGGGATTGGGGATTGGGGATTGGGGATTGGGGACTGGAGATTTCTCGTTACTAGACGGTCGCCTAGTAACGAGCGTTATTTTTAATTTTTAATTTCTCTTTGGTAGTGGGGACGGCAAGGTGTACCCCAGCAAACCTGCTGCGGTGGAATGTTGCCAAAAACGCTGCTGCGCGCGCCTATTACCGAATATGCGCCGATTTCCACCCCAGGCGCAATAAAGCAATCGGTGGCAATCCAAGCACCATTGCCAATGGTAATGCCGGATGTTATTAGGTTGAAAGTTGGATCGTGGATGTCGTGACTACCAGTGCAGAGGTAGCTTTTTTGGGAAACTACACAGTGCTGACCAATGCGAATTTGGTCAAGGCTGTAGAAAACGACATCATCGCCAATCCAACTGTAATCGCCAATTTCCACTTTCCAGGGAAAGGTGAAGCGGGCAGTGGGGCGGATAACGACACCTTTGCCGATTTTTGCCCCAAACAGCCGCAGTAGGGAGCAGCGCAAGCTGTTGACGGGATGGGGAGTCAAGGGGAATGCGATCGCTTGCACCAACCACCAGAGCAACACAAACCAGCCTGGTCTTCCCCTGTCAAACCAAGATTGGTCGTAGCGGCGTAAATCTACCAATACCTCGTCTAAAGCTGGCTTTGACTCCCCTGGTTCCAACACTCTAGACGCTCCCTGTTAACGAATCCGGCTCTTTTACAGGCTGGGGAGGGGCTTTCGGTGTCGCCGCTGCTACGTTCAACTGACCGCCAAACTGCATCAATTCATACAGCTTGATGCCAATTTGATACTCGTACTGACTCATCAGCCGCGCATAAATATATCCAGGTTTCCCGTCCAAAAAGCCAAGCTGAATAAAGTAAATCAAAATAAACCGGATAAACGGTTTAAAAGGTAGCCGTACCCAGACTTTTTTCAGAAAACGCTTGCGCTGCACCGCGTCGCCAAATAAATTAGCGCCAATGGTACCGCTTTCGTCTTTTCCTGTGAGGATATTGAGATAAACGCGGGCTTCCCAGTTAGAGTAGCGATTATGCCTTTCCAGCCAGTGAAATACGTCCCGAAAGTCGATGTGCAGCATATCGTTTTTCAGATAGCCGACTGAACCTGGAAGCACAACGTGTTCGTGAACTTCGTTGTCGCCAGTGTTGCGAATTTCTTCTGTCCCCAAGTTTTCGTAGCGCCCGTTTTTGTGCTTAAACAAGCGTAAATTCCAGTCTGGATATCTACCACCGTGCTGAATCCATTTTCCGAGAAAAAAGACTTTGCGGTTGAGGTAGTAACCTTCGTATTCGGGATTCTGAATCGCAGTGGCAATTTCGTCCCAGAGTTCCGGGGTAATGCGCTCGTCACAATCGACAATTAATACCCAATCGTTGCGGAAAGGCAGATTGTCTAATGCCCAGTTTTTCTTTTTCGGCCAGCGACCGTTGAAGTGAAATTGGACAACGTTCGCGCCGTAACTTTCAGAAATTTCTATAGAGCGATCGCTACTTTGGGAATCCACCACAAATACTTCATCAGCCCTGGCAACGCTTTCCAGGCAAGCAGGTAGATTTGCTTGTTCGTTTTTAGCGGGAATCAGAACTGATACGGGGAGTTTGGAGGCATTCATAAGAAAAGGCAACAGGTAATAGGTAAAAGGCAAAAATGTAAAGGTAAATATTTCCCGCAGGATTAATTAAAGATTAAGTTTTAATCTTTTTTACAGGTGTAGAAATCATACCTTTAATTGCCGCTATCAAATAACCAATTTGACCGTAGGCATACACCAGACTGTCGAAACGTTGGGCAGGATCGTCAAAGTTTTTTACGGAATTATATAAACCGCGCATTATTCGGTCGCTTCCTCTTAATAGCTGGGCTGGCCCGGCTTGACCGGAAAGTTGTTCGCGGTAACATTCACTAATGCCTTGCCACCAGCCTCGACTGAAAAACCAGGCTCGTTGAAGGCGTTCGGGGGAAACATTATGGGCAACTAAGGCATCAGGCAGATAGGCAACTTGCCAACCGAGTTTTAGCGCCCGTTCTGTCATGTGTAATTCTTCATTTGATAGCAGATTTTTACCGACCCGACCCAGATTAAGATCGAAACCACCAATTTCTTCTAGAAAGGTGCGT
This genomic stretch from Funiculus sociatus GB2-C1 harbors:
- a CDS encoding serine/threonine protein kinase, with translation MLQAEQVLQGRYKLNQKLGQNAGRQTWLATDIETEEKELVVVKLLAFGGEVQWDDLKLFEREAQVLKQLNHSQIPQYRDYFCMDERSLWFAIVQEYIPGDSLKELLNSGKKYTETEVRKIASDVLKVLIYLHELSPTVLHRDIKPSNLIWGKDGKIYLVDFGAVQDKAAKEGATFTVVGTYGYAPMEQFGGRAVPASDLYSLGATLIHLLTGTAPADLPSRNLRIQFEQQVSISSPTISWIQKLTEPAPEERFSSAKSALKALKEGTLINTSTGIQPLKQAVPFNNNSGQGRLFDSSVEVPEEIKGWNWGAFLLPYLWPFTNNVWFGLISLIPNVGWLMAIALGSRGNEWAWKSRKWRSIEQFKAHQRGWAIAGLFIGVPMAWLYIALIRALLFGIGI
- a CDS encoding recombinase family protein, which gives rise to MLTQSQPNWIRGSTRSGKTTRLVNQFCQWVEVRSQQNRLSLSTQGRRRRRDSERSILVFAANDDNRSELADRLAAATDGRYPIQSKTPLGFFQDEIILFWPLLIGRLNLRAQFPVRLRPETEQELATRLWRSELDKGSLQMLGVSEYRVVRRILDLLQLAAISGTPLEDIPAILEQGILLPLTQREEDGESVEDSAINWTDVGNLLLGWRGWCLERGLLTYGIICELYWRYLLPDETYQQHLIRRYQGVLADDVDDYPAIAGDLFNFLLDKGAVGAFTYNPDGAVRLGLNADPNYLARLASRCRVETLSDRAQNNLGAVYGEPIVETVRDPMYMLSLPESVQLIQTMSRAQLLRQTGEAIAEAVQSGQVQPSDVAVIAPGLDAIARYTLVEILTSKGIPVESLNDQRPLISSPTIRALLTLLALIYPGLGRLVNRDAVAEMLVVLSPTRDWGLLTLDWGVGEEFASSPISNHQSPAIDPVRAGLLADYCYSPDPEQPRLLPVTNFPRWDRLGHSACKAYEQILGWIEQQQTQQQQRLIPNYVALLDRAIQQFLWKGSNLPYDQLAALRELMETAQHYWEVEGRLRQKSGGGDSDRDTIERFICLLRRGTVTANPYPVRRLGLSSRAVTLATIFQYRASRRFHRWQFWLDAGSPLWSKGGAATLFGAPLFLKDWSGEPIREQDTQVADEQRLRRILLDLLGRVGERVYLCHSELATNGQEQSGPLLPLVNASVPVNPDAMS
- the hpsU gene encoding hormogonium polysaccharide biosynthesis acetyltransferase HpsU, with the translated sequence MLEPGESKPALDEVLVDLRRYDQSWFDRGRPGWFVLLWWLVQAIAFPLTPHPVNSLRCSLLRLFGAKIGKGVVIRPTARFTFPWKVEIGDYSWIGDDVVFYSLDQIRIGQHCVVSQKSYLCTGSHDIHDPTFNLITSGITIGNGAWIATDCFIAPGVEIGAYSVIGARSSVFGNIPPQQVCWGTPCRPHYQREIKN
- a CDS encoding proton extrusion protein PcxA, which produces MKLPFFTQLRSSLDAASQWYIRTPERALERAYKAALMIKAIEDEHFDGNKISSDSKKYRENALSYFIIKLNKYLKDTRLSLSEFHSSTSIVSLANQNRTRYTIDGSEYRNVAELENRETQSITLEKLKFIDDVISKYQSQPKRSSSPSPSSSSALMPVSQSKLVEANLDKGELYNQPIYFDKSKVIGEAETMTDTTSFVPRSILSTLDRLKRDFNPKSEEEVVKNFRISQTKTIISIRFILVLILVPLLTQQVTKTFLVAPLVERVRDENKTEIFLNVDLEEEAFHDLQRFEQLLKFRTLVGLAPKLSPEEMEEEVKEKAFELTEEYRHKSANAIKNVFADIFAAGAFYVLLINSRREIEIFKGFIDDVVYGLSDSAKAFIIILFTDVFVGFHSPHGWEVILEGISRHLGLPENRDFNYLFIATFPVILDTIFKYWIFRYLNRISPSAVATYRNMNE
- a CDS encoding glycosyltransferase family 2 protein, with protein sequence MNASKLPVSVLIPAKNEQANLPACLESVARADEVFVVDSQSSDRSIEISESYGANVVQFHFNGRWPKKKNWALDNLPFRNDWVLIVDCDERITPELWDEIATAIQNPEYEGYYLNRKVFFLGKWIQHGGRYPDWNLRLFKHKNGRYENLGTEEIRNTGDNEVHEHVVLPGSVGYLKNDMLHIDFRDVFHWLERHNRYSNWEARVYLNILTGKDESGTIGANLFGDAVQRKRFLKKVWVRLPFKPFIRFILIYFIQLGFLDGKPGYIYARLMSQYEYQIGIKLYELMQFGGQLNVAAATPKAPPQPVKEPDSLTGSV
- a CDS encoding serine/threonine protein kinase; protein product: MLQAQLLQGRYQLQEQLGHNAGRQTWLATDVSVSPPELVIVKLLAFNPQMQWDDFKLFEREAQVLKNLNYPRIPKYRDYFSLDKTIGAGLCWFGLVQEYIPGNTLQQLLHQGKRFTENQVRQIATDILNILIYLHELSPPLLHRDIKPSNLIWGEDEQIYLVDFGAVQDSAAAEGVTFTVVGTTGYAPLEQFWGKAVPASDLYALGATLIHLLTGTSPADLPQKNLQIQFSHLISINPTFICWIQSLTEPDLSQRYSTARLALKDLKAERYLNTPLQKVRQPTGSRIQMWKSPTELKIKISGRGLLFLVDLLGFGGKWLLAAGSIMSLLSLLFMLCCLLLFVAIGVVSLFYYKFFLLISLMLAGVLIVGNIWLGNNVQSELAKMLSKLHLNNLNSLGDNYLYFDQESFVIEKKLFGFCYIRHQGQTSEIKKVYKIASKRLNIQTNSCNYSLGRNFTENECNWLAQQIQDWLK
- a CDS encoding protein kinase domain-containing protein, whose translation is MLQTQQVLQGRYQLERQLGQNAGRQTWLATDLSAEPNQEVIVKLLAFNPQMQWEELKLFEREAQVLKNLNHPKIPKYHDYFSLDEETGGGLPWFGLVQDYIPGKSLRQMLDERKNLTESLVQRIATEVLKILIYLHELSPPVLHRDIKPSNLIFGENRQVYLVDFGAVTDRAKTEGVTFTVVGTSGYAPPEQLWGRAVPASDLYALGATLIHLLTGTPPAELPQHQMRIQFADKVNLNPNVTHWIEKLIEPAPEKRFTTAREALEGMVAATSPSYIKTNPQENENSVRYGRLAFLASIPLIILGLGVTAMPDLLDSSTKAKQSEAKQYVSAMNLAQQAYFLDNNHFSNSVTELGIGISTQTENYQYSTWGPDKAAFNYGITRNRKLKSYVGGTFLVPVNDVGAAKGEMKTLAIMCESKATGISVIPNPIIINGQPACGVGTTKIGK